The Desulfuromonas sp. DNA window CAAGCCCTGGTCGACCGGGCCGCGCCCGAAACCTACCCGAGCCTCAACCTTCGAGCCATTACAGTGCGGCTCTCGGACCTCCGGGCGCTGCCCACGCGCAGGCCCCTTTTCCTCGACCCTGACGAGGCCGGGGAGGGTTTCCCCTTCGACTACCTGCAGCATGCCGCCGTTCAGGCCAACACCCCACTGCACGTCATCCACCGTTCTCAAGACGGGGCCTGGGTCTTCGCCGAGACGTCCCTCGCCTACGGCTGGATGCCGGTGACGGACCTCGCCTGGGTCGATGGGGAATTCGCCCGTGCTTTTGACACGGGCACCTACCTGGCCCCCACCCGGGACCGGGTTCCGGTTTTCGACACCGACGGACTCTACCGCTTCAGCACCGGGATCGGGACCCTCCTCCCCCTGACCGGGGACGGTAGCCATGAAGTCTTTCTCGCAGTTGCGGACGAGAACCGCCGGGCCCTCCTGGCAAAGGCCCTTCTTCCGCCCGACAGCGGGGAGACATTCCCCCTGCCGCTGACACCTTTGCGCCTCGCGAGCCTGGCCGGCAATATGGTGGGACAAGCCTACGGTTGGGGTGAGAGCTTTGCCGACCGGGACTGTTCGG harbors:
- a CDS encoding NlpC/P60 family N-terminal domain-containing protein; amino-acid sequence: MRKIPALILATMLLLATGCVPDLSHKDIADLKRMPQNPLAYLDPATAHRPLLSHEEQQKQALAFLERHFAPWHTNGPLESTRSPFWAVDWVGKKAVFGENLRPVGQDRLQALVDRAAPETYPSLNLRAITVRLSDLRALPTRRPLFLDPDEAGEGFPFDYLQHAAVQANTPLHVIHRSQDGAWVFAETSLAYGWMPVTDLAWVDGEFARAFDTGTYLAPTRDRVPVFDTDGLYRFSTGIGTLLPLTGDGSHEVFLAVADENRRALLAKALLPPDSGETFPLPLTPLRLASLAGNMVGQAYGWGESFADRDCSATVRDLFAPFGLWLPRNSSKQAREGTVVPLSDLSPSRRERRLLDEGVPFLTLVRVPGHIMLYIG